The genomic window CAAACGCGACCAAAAGCTAATTGAGGAACTGGGTTTGACCCTGCGTTACTGTTTAGAAACCCATATCCACGCCGATCATATTACTGGTTCAGGGAAACTGCGGGAGTTAACAGGATGTCAGAGTATTGTACCTATGGGGGCGAATGCGGTCTGTGCTGACCGAAAAATTCAACATGGTGAAGCCTTGGAAATTGGGCCAGTTGTGATAGAAGCGATCGCCACCCCAGGACACACTGACAGTCACATGGCTTATTTGGTCAACAAAACCCATTTGCTAACAGGGGATTCTCTACTGATTCACGGGTGTGGACGCACAGATTTTCAAAGCGGTAATGCAGGAACGCTTTACAACAGCATTACCCAAAATTTATTCACCCTACCTGATACCACACTCGTTTATCCAGGACACGATTATCGAGGACACATGGTTTCAACTATTGGCGAGGAGAGAAAATTTAATCCTCGGTTTGTTGGACGCGATCGCTCAGATTTTATCAAATTGATGGGTAATTTAAACCTACCCAATCCGAAAAAGATTATGGAAGCAGTACCAGCCAATCAACTCTGCGGCCAAGCAGTCTAATAAATTCAAAATTCAAAATGAGGAATTATGACACAAACTCAAAAACTCGCTGAAATTGATGCAGTCACACTCAAACAATGGCTGGACTACAACAACGTCTTACTAATTGACGTGCGCGAACCTTCAGAATATGCAGAAGAACATATCCCTGATGCAAAGTTACTTCCTCTCTCTAATTTGCAGCCGAACCAAGTAACCTCACAAGGAGAACCCATAGTTTTATACTGTCGTTCTGGGAATCGTTCCGCCCAAGCAGCCAAAAAGTTGATCGCAGCAGATATGAACAACGTCTATCATCTGCGAGGAGGACTACCAACTTGGAAAGCCGCAGGTTTACCAACCGAAATTAATCCTCATGCGCCAATTAGCATGATGCGACAAGTACAAATTGTTGCAGGTTCACTAGTTGTCATCGGAACTGTGCTTGGTGCATTTGTCTCACCTTGGTTTTTAATTTTAAGTGGCTTTGTAGGTAGCGGATTAGTCTTTGCTGGGGTGACAAATACCTGTGCAATGGGAATGTTACTGGCGAAACTACCTTATAACCGCCAGAAGCCTTAATTAGGGGACAGGGGACAGGGGACAGAAAAAAAGTGTGTAATTAATACTGTGTAATTACGTAGGGCTTACGAATTACGAATTACGAATTACGAATTACGAATTACAAATTATGACTTGGATACTCGGTCATGTTTTTGCCATTGTTATTGGTATTAGCTTAGGGTTACTGGGTGGCGGTGGTTCGGTTTTGGCTTTACCTGTGCTTGTGTATGTCATGGGAGTCGCGCCGAAAAATGCGATCGCTATGACTCTAGTCATCATTGGTACAGTCAGTATATTGGGATTAATCCCCCACTGGCGAGCCGGAAATGTCTTGCTAAAAACAGCCTCTATTTTTGGTTCAGCAACAATGTTGGGTGCTTTCTTCGGCGCGAAGTTAGCCACCCTAGCATTTATTACCGATACTATACAAATGTTGCTGTTTGCACTGTTAATGCTGGTGGCTAGTATAGTCATGATTCAGCGTAGCGCAGGTACTAAAAAATCTGATGACCTTACACCTTACCCGCCACCAGTCTGTAAATATTGCTGGTTGTGGTTGGTGAGTGAGGGAATTGTTGTTGGTGTGTTGACGGGGTTAGTTGGTGTGGGTGGAGGATTTGCTATTGTTCCCGCCTTAGTGTTACTGGGTAAAGTGCCGATGAAAGCAGCCATTGGTACATCATTATTGATTATTACCATGAATGCGATCGCTGGATTTATCGGCTATTGGGGAAACGTCACCTTTGACTGGGGTTTAATGTTGTCTTTTATCTTGGCTGCTAGCGGCGGGACTTTTATCGGTGCTTACTTGTCTCAGTTTGTACCTGCGGCGCGGTTGCAAAAGAGTTTTGGTTATTTTTTACTCACGGTGGCTGCGTTTGTGATGTTTCAAAACCGTGATACATTCTGGCAATGGCATACGCCCAAAAGTACAGCGTCGGCTAACGTGCAGAGACAATATCATCTCTAAAATTTAAAGATTTCCTCAAGATAGGATAATTGCGATCGCAAACAGGGCATAACTAAAAATAGTTGCATCCATCTATAAGTGGCTATTTTTTAGTTGTTTTATGACCTATTGCCTGAGAATTGCTGATATACCTGAAAATGAACGTCCCCGCGAACGTTTAATGAGTCACGGCCCCAAAATTCTAGCCACAGCCGAGTTGATAGCAATTCTTTTAGGGACTGGACAAGGGCCAGGTAAACTCTCAGCCGTAGGTTTAGGACAATATATTTTACAAGAATTGGGCAAACATCAACGTGACCCCTTAGCAGTGTTGCGAGAAGTAACACCTGCTGAATTAATGCAAATACCTGGAATTGGCCCTGCTAAAGCCACAACTATTTTAGCCGCGATTGAATTAGGTAAACGGGCTTTCCACTCTCGTCCCTTAGACCGTACACCCATTGATAGCCCAATTGTAGCGGCGGCGGCTTTAAGTCAAGATTTAATGTGGCAAGCACAAGAACGTTTTGCTGTCCTATTATTAGATGTGAAAAATCGTCTACTGGGTACACAAGTAATTACCATCGGTACAGCCACCGAAACCTTAGCCTCTCCCCGCGAGATTTTTCGAGAAGTAATTCGTCAAGGCGCAACACGGGCGATAGTCGCCCATAATCACCCTTCAGGAAACTTAGAACCCAGCCCAGAAGATATAGAGTTAACGCACCAATTGTTATCAGGGGCGCAATTATTAGGTATACCGTTGCTAGATCATTTAATTTTGGGTAATGGTAATCATCAAAGTTTACGAGAGATTACCACCTTATGGAATGATTACCCCCAAGGCGATTAAGCAATTAAGCGGCTGCTCCAAATAAATATTGACTCACTACTCACTACTCACTACTCATTACTCACTACTCACTACTCATTACTCATTACTCAGCACTCAGCACTCAAAACAGTTTTCCTGATAACCGCACCTAATCAGCCGGACACTACTACCATGACAAATATTAAATTTGCTTAATACTTCGTTACAATGAAAACAACGAGAGGGTTAAAAAACAACTCTCGCCGTTAAAATCAAAGGTAAACGACATGAACGGCACAATTCGCGTTGGGAATCTCTTCGGTATCCCCTTTTATATCCACCCGTCGTGGTTTCTGGTTCTAGGATTAGTCACCTGGAGTTATAGCGGCGGACTAATGGCACAATTTCCCCAATTGTCCGGGGGATTAGCTTTAATATTAGGATTGACGACAGCGTTGTTATTGTTTGCCTCTGTCGTCGCCCACGAGTTAGGACATAGCTTTGTCGCCTTA from Nostoc sp. UHCC 0870 includes these protein-coding regions:
- a CDS encoding MBL fold metallo-hydrolase, whose translation is MFFRQLFDPETSTYTYLIADEISKTAILVDPVLEQVKRDQKLIEELGLTLRYCLETHIHADHITGSGKLRELTGCQSIVPMGANAVCADRKIQHGEALEIGPVVIEAIATPGHTDSHMAYLVNKTHLLTGDSLLIHGCGRTDFQSGNAGTLYNSITQNLFTLPDTTLVYPGHDYRGHMVSTIGEERKFNPRFVGRDRSDFIKLMGNLNLPNPKKIMEAVPANQLCGQAV
- a CDS encoding rhodanese-like domain-containing protein; this translates as MTQTQKLAEIDAVTLKQWLDYNNVLLIDVREPSEYAEEHIPDAKLLPLSNLQPNQVTSQGEPIVLYCRSGNRSAQAAKKLIAADMNNVYHLRGGLPTWKAAGLPTEINPHAPISMMRQVQIVAGSLVVIGTVLGAFVSPWFLILSGFVGSGLVFAGVTNTCAMGMLLAKLPYNRQKP
- a CDS encoding sulfite exporter TauE/SafE family protein translates to MTWILGHVFAIVIGISLGLLGGGGSVLALPVLVYVMGVAPKNAIAMTLVIIGTVSILGLIPHWRAGNVLLKTASIFGSATMLGAFFGAKLATLAFITDTIQMLLFALLMLVASIVMIQRSAGTKKSDDLTPYPPPVCKYCWLWLVSEGIVVGVLTGLVGVGGGFAIVPALVLLGKVPMKAAIGTSLLIITMNAIAGFIGYWGNVTFDWGLMLSFILAASGGTFIGAYLSQFVPAARLQKSFGYFLLTVAAFVMFQNRDTFWQWHTPKSTASANVQRQYHL
- the radC gene encoding RadC family protein, with the protein product MTYCLRIADIPENERPRERLMSHGPKILATAELIAILLGTGQGPGKLSAVGLGQYILQELGKHQRDPLAVLREVTPAELMQIPGIGPAKATTILAAIELGKRAFHSRPLDRTPIDSPIVAAAALSQDLMWQAQERFAVLLLDVKNRLLGTQVITIGTATETLASPREIFREVIRQGATRAIVAHNHPSGNLEPSPEDIELTHQLLSGAQLLGIPLLDHLILGNGNHQSLREITTLWNDYPQGD